In a single window of the Leisingera daeponensis DSM 23529 genome:
- a CDS encoding TRAP transporter large permease produces the protein MEPIEIGLWVTGGLLAMVVLGMRVAFAAGLAGLIGLIWIFWAKFGYDPARFGKALTVSVKIAGQVPHSKVSSQALSLIPTFILIGYLAYYAGLTRALFTAAKRWIAWLPGGLAVSTVFATAGFAAVSGASVATSAVFARIAIPEMLDIGYNKRFAAGVVAAGGTLASLIPPSAILVIYAIIVEQDVGKLLLAGFIPGAFSAVIYGLLIVGIAVVFKSVGPPVKGFTWGQRFAALPGALPIILVVVIIICFVYNPFGGDAWGTPTEGGAIGAFIVFLYALKEGMKWAELKSALLETAKLTVMIFTIIWGVLIYVRFLGFADLPGAFSDWITSLEMSPMLILICILLAYAVLGMFMDAIGMLLLTLPVVYPAVMALNGGESVAAADSAFGMSGTMCAIWFGILVVKMAEFCLITPPIGLNCFVVAGVRDDLSVQDVFRGVMPFFVADAVTIALLVAFPGIVLYLPSLAG, from the coding sequence ATGGAACCGATTGAAATCGGCCTGTGGGTCACGGGCGGCCTGCTGGCGATGGTGGTCCTGGGGATGCGGGTGGCCTTTGCTGCCGGTTTAGCCGGGCTCATCGGCCTGATCTGGATCTTTTGGGCCAAGTTCGGCTATGACCCGGCCCGGTTCGGCAAGGCGCTGACCGTCTCGGTCAAGATCGCCGGGCAGGTGCCGCACTCCAAGGTGTCCAGCCAGGCGCTGTCGCTGATCCCCACCTTCATCCTGATCGGCTACCTGGCCTATTACGCCGGGCTGACGCGGGCGCTGTTCACCGCCGCGAAACGCTGGATCGCCTGGCTGCCGGGCGGGCTGGCGGTCTCCACCGTCTTTGCCACCGCGGGCTTCGCCGCGGTATCGGGCGCCTCGGTCGCCACCTCCGCCGTCTTTGCCCGGATCGCCATCCCGGAGATGCTGGACATCGGCTACAACAAGCGCTTCGCGGCAGGCGTTGTGGCGGCGGGCGGCACGCTCGCCTCGCTGATCCCGCCCTCGGCCATTCTGGTGATCTATGCCATCATTGTCGAACAGGACGTGGGCAAGCTGCTGCTGGCGGGGTTCATCCCCGGGGCGTTTTCGGCGGTGATCTACGGCCTGCTGATCGTCGGCATTGCGGTGGTTTTCAAATCCGTCGGCCCGCCGGTCAAGGGCTTTACCTGGGGCCAGCGCTTTGCCGCGCTGCCCGGGGCGCTGCCGATCATCCTGGTGGTCGTGATCATCATCTGTTTCGTCTACAACCCCTTCGGTGGCGACGCCTGGGGCACCCCGACCGAAGGCGGCGCCATCGGTGCCTTCATTGTCTTTCTTTATGCGCTGAAGGAAGGGATGAAATGGGCCGAGCTTAAGTCTGCGCTGCTGGAAACCGCCAAGCTGACGGTGATGATCTTCACCATCATCTGGGGTGTGCTGATCTATGTGCGTTTCCTGGGATTCGCGGATCTGCCGGGGGCGTTTTCAGACTGGATCACTTCGCTGGAGATGTCGCCGATGCTGATCCTGATCTGTATCCTGCTGGCCTATGCGGTCTTGGGGATGTTCATGGATGCGATCGGAATGCTGCTGCTGACCCTGCCGGTGGTCTACCCGGCGGTGATGGCGCTGAACGGCGGCGAAAGCGTTGCGGCGGCCGACAGCGCCTTTGGCATGAGCGGCACCATGTGCGCGATCTGGTTCGGCATCCTGGTGGTGAAGATGGCCGAGTTCTGCCTGATCACCCCGCCCATCGGGCTGAACTGTTTCGTCGTGGCCGGCGTGCGCGACGATCTGAGCGTGCAGGACGTGTTCCGCGGCGTGATGCCGTTCTTCGTGGCGGACGCGGTGACGATTGCGCTGCTTGTGGCCTTCCCGGGGATCGTGCTCTACCTGCCGTCCTTGGCCGGGTAG
- a CDS encoding ABC transporter ATP-binding protein, protein MTPPDIILKAEDIHKSFGTVEVLKGISLEARNHDVISILGSSGSGKSTFLRCLNFLETPTSGKVTVHGEEILVKNGKPQNARHIEAIRARLGMVFQQFNLWTHRTVLENVMEGPIQVKGESKAEARSKAEDLLKRVGLEERMQMYPSQLSGGQQQRVAIARALAMEPDAILFDEPTSALDPELVGEVLKVMQDLAAEGRTMIVVTHEMGFAREVSSEVVFLHEGRIAEQGKPDEMFTNPKTEEFRRFIAKAM, encoded by the coding sequence ATGACCCCACCGGACATCATTCTGAAAGCTGAAGACATCCACAAATCCTTCGGCACGGTCGAGGTTCTCAAGGGTATCTCGCTTGAGGCCAGAAACCATGACGTGATCTCCATCCTCGGATCGTCGGGCTCGGGCAAATCGACCTTTCTGCGCTGTCTGAACTTTCTGGAGACGCCAACCTCGGGCAAGGTGACCGTGCATGGCGAAGAAATCCTGGTGAAGAACGGCAAGCCGCAGAACGCGCGCCACATCGAGGCGATCCGCGCCCGGCTGGGCATGGTATTTCAGCAGTTCAACCTCTGGACCCACCGCACGGTTCTGGAAAACGTGATGGAAGGCCCGATCCAGGTCAAAGGCGAAAGCAAGGCCGAAGCCCGCAGCAAGGCGGAAGACCTCCTGAAGCGGGTCGGGCTGGAAGAGCGGATGCAGATGTATCCCTCGCAGCTGTCCGGCGGCCAGCAGCAGCGCGTCGCGATTGCCCGCGCCCTGGCGATGGAACCCGACGCGATCCTGTTTGACGAGCCGACGTCCGCCCTCGACCCCGAACTTGTCGGCGAGGTGCTGAAGGTGATGCAGGATCTCGCCGCCGAGGGCCGCACCATGATCGTCGTCACCCACGAGATGGGGTTCGCCCGCGAGGTGTCCTCCGAAGTGGTCTTCCTGCACGAAGGCCGCATCGCCGAACAAGGGAAGCCCGACGAGATGTTCACCAACCCCAAGACAGAAGAATTCCGCCGTTTCATCGCCAAGGCGATGTGA
- a CDS encoding adenylate kinase, with protein MNMAVMTRPAVLILLGPPGAGKGTQARMLEEKFGYVQLSTGDLLREAVAAGTPAGLAAKAVMEAGQLVSDEIVINILRDRLAKADCAKGVILDGFPRTTVQAEALDGLLAETNQKINAAISLEVDDAAMVERISGRYTCGGCGEGYHDSFKQPADAGKCDKCGGTEMKRRADDNAETVASRLEAYHAQTAPLIAYYGGKGVLQTTDAMGGIGDIAQDMAAIVTKATS; from the coding sequence ATGAATATGGCAGTTATGACCCGTCCCGCCGTTCTGATCCTGCTGGGGCCTCCGGGCGCCGGCAAGGGCACCCAGGCGCGGATGCTGGAGGAAAAGTTCGGATACGTGCAGTTGTCGACCGGCGACCTGCTGCGCGAGGCGGTTGCCGCGGGCACCCCTGCGGGCCTCGCAGCCAAGGCAGTGATGGAAGCGGGCCAGCTGGTCAGCGACGAGATCGTGATCAACATCCTGCGCGACCGCCTGGCAAAAGCCGATTGCGCCAAGGGCGTGATCCTTGATGGCTTCCCCCGCACCACCGTGCAGGCAGAGGCGCTGGACGGCCTGCTGGCGGAGACCAATCAGAAGATCAATGCCGCGATCAGCCTGGAAGTGGACGACGCGGCCATGGTCGAGCGCATTTCCGGCCGCTACACCTGCGGCGGCTGCGGCGAGGGCTATCACGACAGCTTCAAGCAGCCTGCAGATGCCGGCAAATGCGACAAATGCGGCGGCACAGAGATGAAGCGCCGCGCTGACGATAATGCAGAAACCGTTGCCAGCCGGCTGGAGGCCTATCACGCGCAGACCGCGCCGCTGATTGCCTATTACGGCGGCAAGGGCGTGCTGCAAACCACGGATGCCATGGGCGGTATCGGCGACATCGCCCAGGACATGGCGGCCATTGTGACAAAGGCCACCAGCTAA
- a CDS encoding ABC transporter permease produces the protein MNPLEILVQYWPRLLDGTLMTIKLTLLGALIAALVSPAFALIRVHVSPVAQAPLRLYVSFMRGTPILAQLFLIFYGSGQFRPLLQEWGLWSFFRDPFNCALLAFALNSTAYQTEILRGGILGVPRGEIEAAKAIGMSRFTALRRVVFPHAYRIAWPALGNEVILLMKASALASVVTVFDVMGRTRQIFSKTFDFSVYLWAALIYLCITAVFVLLWRQAERRLSRHIGARHQAPPTVQPLKETRA, from the coding sequence ATGAACCCCCTCGAAATCCTCGTGCAATACTGGCCCCGGCTGCTTGACGGCACCCTGATGACGATCAAGCTGACACTGCTTGGCGCGCTGATCGCCGCATTGGTGTCACCGGCCTTCGCGCTGATCCGCGTCCACGTGTCCCCGGTGGCCCAGGCGCCGCTCCGGCTTTATGTCTCGTTCATGCGCGGCACGCCGATCCTGGCGCAGCTGTTCCTGATCTTCTACGGCTCGGGCCAGTTCCGGCCGCTCCTTCAGGAGTGGGGGCTGTGGTCCTTCTTCCGCGACCCGTTCAACTGCGCGCTGCTGGCGTTTGCGCTCAACTCCACCGCCTATCAGACCGAGATCCTGCGCGGCGGCATCCTGGGCGTTCCGCGCGGCGAAATCGAAGCCGCCAAGGCGATCGGGATGAGCAGGTTCACGGCCCTGCGCCGGGTGGTGTTCCCGCATGCCTACCGCATCGCCTGGCCCGCGCTCGGCAACGAGGTGATCCTGCTGATGAAGGCCAGCGCGCTGGCCAGCGTGGTCACGGTGTTTGACGTGATGGGCCGCACCCGGCAGATCTTTTCCAAGACCTTCGACTTCTCGGTCTACCTCTGGGCGGCCCTGATCTATCTCTGCATCACCGCGGTTTTTGTCCTGCTCTGGCGGCAGGCTGAACGCCGCCTCAGCCGCCATATCGGCGCCCGGCATCAAGCCCCACCCACCGTCCAGCCTTTGAAGGAGACACGGGCATGA
- the menC gene encoding o-succinylbenzoate synthase: protein MTSDSPMSPGLLRPGIRIESAELRIVSLPLLTPFVISTGTMTAKTFPLLVLKGEGIEGIAEAVMDPTPDYLEETIPGAMAFLREVLLPQIVGKRFASPYELQPILSPWRGNRMAKAVVEMAFWDLWAKSLGLPLKAALGGTGDHVSVGVSLGIAPIETTLERVSTAVEQGYKRTKLKIAQGHDVRIVEAVRAEFPDIKLTVDANTDYGLPDLPKLQALDAFALDYIEQPLAHDDIHDHAKVQRALKTAICLDESIRSASDARKALETGAARVINIKVGRVGGFAEARAIHDTCAAFGVPVWCGGMLESGIGRAHNIHLATLANFTKPGDTSSASRYFARDITNEPLEASKGEMPVPANGPGIGVTLDREYLASVTDHAEEITA, encoded by the coding sequence ATGACCAGCGATTCCCCCATGTCCCCCGGCCTCCTGCGCCCTGGCATCCGCATCGAGAGCGCCGAGCTGCGTATTGTCAGCCTGCCGCTGCTCACCCCTTTCGTGATCTCAACCGGCACCATGACTGCCAAGACCTTCCCCCTGCTGGTGCTGAAGGGCGAAGGCATCGAAGGCATCGCCGAAGCGGTGATGGACCCGACCCCGGATTACCTGGAGGAGACCATCCCCGGCGCGATGGCCTTTCTGCGCGAGGTGCTGCTGCCGCAGATCGTCGGCAAGCGCTTTGCCTCGCCCTATGAGCTTCAGCCGATCCTGTCGCCCTGGCGGGGCAACCGCATGGCCAAGGCGGTGGTGGAGATGGCGTTCTGGGACCTCTGGGCCAAGAGCCTCGGCCTTCCGCTGAAAGCCGCCCTCGGCGGCACGGGCGACCATGTCAGCGTGGGCGTGAGCCTTGGCATCGCGCCCATTGAAACCACGCTGGAACGGGTCAGCACCGCGGTTGAACAGGGCTACAAGCGCACCAAGCTGAAGATCGCCCAGGGCCACGACGTCCGGATCGTCGAGGCGGTGCGCGCCGAATTCCCGGACATCAAGCTGACCGTCGATGCGAATACCGATTACGGGCTGCCGGATCTGCCGAAGCTGCAGGCGCTGGACGCCTTCGCACTGGATTACATCGAACAGCCGCTCGCCCATGACGACATACACGATCACGCCAAGGTGCAGCGCGCGCTTAAGACCGCGATCTGTCTTGATGAAAGCATCCGCAGCGCCAGCGACGCGCGCAAGGCGCTGGAAACCGGCGCCGCGCGGGTGATCAACATCAAGGTCGGCCGCGTCGGCGGCTTTGCCGAGGCGCGCGCCATCCACGACACCTGCGCCGCCTTCGGGGTTCCGGTCTGGTGCGGCGGCATGCTGGAAAGCGGCATCGGCCGGGCGCATAACATCCACCTTGCGACGCTCGCCAACTTTACCAAGCCCGGCGACACATCCAGCGCCAGCCGCTACTTCGCGCGCGACATCACCAACGAACCGCTCGAAGCCTCCAAGGGCGAAATGCCGGTTCCCGCCAACGGGCCGGGCATCGGCGTGACCCTGGACCGGGAATACCTCGCCTCTGTCACCGATCACGCCGAGGAGATCACTGCATGA
- the acs gene encoding acetate--CoA ligase, whose translation MNALHADAVYPPSDETVARAHVNAAKYQEMYDASLNDPEGFWGEQGKRIDWIKPFTQVKDVNYGFGNVSINWYADGTLNVSANCIDRHLDTRGDQTAIIWEPDDPNEDAQHITYKELHRRTCRMANILESMGVRKGDRVVIYLPMIPEAAYAMLACARIGAIHSIVFAGFSPDALAARVNGCDAKVIITADEAPRGGRKTPLKSNADAALLHTKDTVKCLVVKRTGGQTTWVDGRDYDYNEMALEADDYCKPAEMNAEDPLFILYTSGSTGQPKGVVHTSGGYLTYAALTHEITFDYHDGDIYWCTADVGWVTGHSYIVYGPLANGATTLMFEGVPTYPDASRFWQVCEKHKVNQFYTAPTALRALMGQGNAWVEKCDLSSLKVLGTVGEPINPEAWTWYNEVVGKGKCPIVDTWWQTETGGHLMTPLPGAHAMKPGAAMKPFFGIQPVVLDPQTGAEIEGNDVEGVLCIKDSWPGQMRTVWGDHERFEKTYFSDYKGYYFTGDGCRRDADGDYWITGRVDDVINVSGHRMGTAEVESALVAHAAVAEAAVVGYPHEIKGQGIYCYVTLMNDREPSDELLKELRTWVRTEIGPIASPDVIQWAPGLPKTRSGKIMRRILRKIAENDFGSLGDTSTLADPSVVEDLIENRANKG comes from the coding sequence ATGAACGCGCTGCACGCAGACGCTGTCTATCCGCCATCCGACGAAACTGTTGCCCGCGCGCATGTCAATGCCGCGAAATACCAGGAGATGTACGACGCCTCATTGAACGACCCGGAAGGCTTCTGGGGCGAACAGGGCAAGCGCATCGACTGGATCAAGCCGTTCACCCAAGTGAAAGACGTGAATTACGGCTTCGGCAATGTTTCGATCAACTGGTACGCGGACGGCACCCTGAACGTTTCCGCCAACTGTATCGACCGCCACCTTGACACCCGCGGCGACCAGACCGCGATCATCTGGGAACCGGATGATCCGAACGAGGACGCGCAGCACATCACCTATAAAGAGCTGCACCGCCGCACCTGCCGGATGGCCAACATCCTGGAATCGATGGGCGTGCGCAAGGGCGACCGGGTGGTGATCTACCTGCCGATGATCCCCGAAGCGGCCTATGCCATGCTGGCCTGCGCCCGCATCGGCGCCATTCATTCCATCGTCTTTGCCGGCTTCTCCCCCGACGCGCTGGCGGCGCGGGTCAACGGCTGCGACGCCAAGGTGATCATCACCGCCGACGAGGCGCCGCGCGGCGGCCGCAAGACCCCGCTGAAATCGAACGCCGACGCCGCCCTGCTGCACACCAAGGACACCGTGAAATGCCTTGTGGTCAAGCGCACCGGCGGCCAGACCACCTGGGTGGACGGGCGCGACTACGACTATAACGAGATGGCGCTGGAGGCGGACGACTACTGCAAACCGGCCGAGATGAACGCCGAGGATCCGCTGTTCATCCTCTACACCTCCGGTTCCACCGGCCAGCCCAAGGGGGTGGTGCATACCTCCGGCGGCTACCTGACCTATGCGGCGCTGACCCACGAAATCACCTTTGATTACCACGACGGCGACATCTACTGGTGCACCGCGGACGTGGGCTGGGTCACCGGGCACAGCTATATCGTCTACGGACCGCTGGCCAATGGCGCCACCACCCTGATGTTCGAGGGCGTGCCGACCTACCCCGATGCCTCCCGCTTCTGGCAGGTCTGCGAAAAGCACAAGGTCAACCAGTTCTACACCGCCCCCACCGCCCTGCGCGCGCTGATGGGCCAGGGCAACGCCTGGGTCGAGAAATGCGATCTCTCCAGCCTCAAGGTGCTGGGCACCGTGGGCGAGCCGATCAACCCCGAAGCCTGGACCTGGTACAACGAGGTTGTCGGCAAGGGCAAATGCCCGATCGTCGACACCTGGTGGCAGACCGAGACCGGCGGCCACCTGATGACCCCGCTGCCGGGTGCCCATGCGATGAAGCCGGGCGCGGCGATGAAGCCTTTCTTCGGCATCCAGCCGGTGGTGCTGGACCCCCAGACCGGCGCTGAGATCGAAGGCAACGATGTCGAAGGCGTTCTGTGCATCAAGGACAGCTGGCCGGGCCAGATGCGCACCGTCTGGGGCGACCATGAGCGGTTCGAGAAGACCTACTTCTCTGACTACAAGGGGTACTACTTCACCGGCGACGGCTGCCGCCGCGACGCGGATGGCGATTACTGGATCACCGGCCGCGTTGACGACGTGATCAACGTCTCCGGCCACCGCATGGGCACGGCTGAGGTCGAAAGCGCCCTGGTCGCCCACGCCGCCGTGGCCGAGGCCGCCGTGGTCGGCTACCCGCATGAGATCAAGGGCCAGGGCATCTATTGCTATGTCACCCTGATGAACGACCGCGAACCCTCGGATGAGCTGCTGAAGGAGCTGCGCACTTGGGTGCGGACCGAAATCGGCCCGATTGCCTCTCCGGACGTGATACAGTGGGCGCCGGGCCTGCCGAAAACCCGCTCGGGCAAGATCATGCGCCGCATCCTGCGCAAGATTGCCGAGAACGACTTCGGCTCGCTGGGCGACACATCGACCCTGGCCGATCCGTCGGTAGTGGAAGACCTGATCGAAAACCGCGCGAACAAGGGGTGA
- a CDS encoding GNAT family N-acetyltransferase: protein MNMVNTGLVLRELNGVAELKHAEWFQKEVWGKEDPPDNSDLMLAIQHEGGLVAGAFKDGRMLGFLFGFPTSQPHIQHSHRLAVHPDSRGMGLGLKLKWFQRDWCLKRGITLVRWTFDPLRRVNAGLNIARLGGSARTYYEDYYGEMVGINAGIPSDRLLVDWSLTAPRVEALAKGWRTVAPAGAADTMTVEIPKDLDGLLASDLDAAVAERLRVREEMSSAFARGYKVDGFDVETCRYRLTQS, encoded by the coding sequence ATGAACATGGTGAACACGGGACTGGTTCTGCGCGAACTGAACGGCGTGGCCGAACTTAAACATGCGGAGTGGTTCCAAAAAGAGGTCTGGGGCAAGGAAGACCCGCCGGACAATTCCGATTTGATGCTGGCAATCCAGCATGAAGGCGGCCTTGTGGCGGGCGCCTTCAAGGACGGCCGGATGCTTGGGTTCCTGTTCGGATTTCCCACCAGCCAGCCGCATATCCAGCATTCGCACCGGCTGGCAGTGCACCCCGACAGCCGCGGCATGGGGCTGGGGCTGAAACTGAAATGGTTTCAGCGCGACTGGTGCCTGAAGCGCGGAATTACCTTGGTCCGCTGGACATTCGACCCGCTGCGCCGCGTCAACGCAGGACTGAATATTGCTCGTCTGGGCGGTTCAGCCAGAACGTATTACGAAGATTATTACGGCGAAATGGTCGGCATCAATGCCGGCATTCCCTCCGACCGTCTGCTGGTCGACTGGTCCCTCACGGCGCCCCGCGTTGAGGCGCTGGCGAAAGGGTGGAGAACGGTCGCGCCCGCGGGGGCAGCAGACACCATGACAGTTGAAATCCCCAAGGACCTGGACGGGCTGCTGGCTTCGGATCTTGACGCAGCAGTTGCCGAGCGGCTTCGCGTGCGGGAAGAAATGTCCTCGGCCTTCGCGAGGGGGTACAAAGTTGACGGATTCGATGTGGAGACCTGCCGTTATCGGTTGACCCAGTCCTAA
- a CDS encoding C4-dicarboxylate TRAP transporter substrate-binding protein: protein MNRILTAAVAAAAGFAIAGEAAATEWNVSLWGKRRAFTEHVEKLAELVSAKTNGEFTLNISYGGLSKNKENLDGISIGAFEMAQFCAGYHRDKNPSITVLELPFLGVNTLEEEVAVSHAVYAHPAVEADLDRWNAKLLMTSPMPQYNIVGTGEPRDELAEFKDMRVRATGGIGQAFSAVGAVPTSVTATEAYNAMESGVVDTVAFAQHAHLSFGTINKADWWTANLNPGTVNCPVVVNTDAYEALSDAEREALDSSVDEAIAHYLENYGALLTKWDSVLEEKGVEKVMISDEQLAEFRKVAADPIHEQWIKDMSAQGLPAQELYDLVQKTLSDHRAGS from the coding sequence ATGAACAGAATTCTGACTGCCGCCGTTGCGGCTGCTGCCGGCTTTGCAATCGCGGGAGAGGCCGCGGCGACGGAGTGGAACGTGTCCCTGTGGGGCAAGCGCCGCGCCTTCACGGAGCATGTGGAGAAACTGGCAGAGCTGGTCAGCGCGAAGACCAATGGCGAGTTCACCCTGAACATCAGCTATGGCGGCCTGTCGAAGAACAAGGAAAACCTCGACGGCATCTCCATCGGGGCGTTTGAAATGGCGCAGTTCTGCGCCGGCTACCACCGCGACAAGAACCCCTCGATCACCGTTCTGGAACTGCCGTTCCTGGGCGTGAACACGCTGGAGGAAGAGGTGGCCGTGTCCCACGCGGTTTATGCCCACCCGGCGGTGGAGGCGGATCTGGACCGCTGGAACGCCAAGCTGCTGATGACCTCGCCGATGCCGCAGTACAATATCGTCGGCACCGGCGAGCCGCGCGATGAGCTGGCAGAGTTCAAGGACATGCGGGTGCGCGCCACCGGCGGCATCGGCCAGGCGTTCTCCGCCGTGGGCGCGGTGCCGACCTCGGTGACCGCAACCGAGGCTTACAACGCGATGGAATCCGGCGTTGTCGACACTGTTGCCTTTGCCCAGCACGCGCATCTGTCCTTTGGCACCATCAACAAGGCCGACTGGTGGACCGCCAACCTGAACCCCGGCACCGTGAACTGCCCGGTGGTGGTCAACACCGACGCCTATGAGGCGCTGAGCGACGCCGAGCGCGAGGCGCTGGACAGCTCGGTGGATGAGGCGATTGCCCATTACCTGGAGAACTACGGCGCGCTGCTGACCAAGTGGGACAGCGTGCTGGAAGAAAAGGGCGTCGAGAAGGTGATGATCTCCGACGAGCAGCTGGCCGAGTTCCGCAAGGTCGCCGCCGACCCGATCCACGAACAATGGATCAAGGACATGAGCGCGCAAGGTTTGCCGGCGCAGGAGCTGTACGATCTGGTGCAGAAGACCCTCAGCGATCACCGCGCGGGCAGCTGA
- a CDS encoding DUF4212 domain-containing protein has translation MADQTTNAAKTAEADKGYWAANVRIILISLVIWALVSFGFGILLRPMLAGIRVGGSDLGFWFAQQGSILVFLALIFFYAFRMNKLDREFGVEEE, from the coding sequence ATGGCGGATCAAACCACAAATGCGGCAAAAACCGCCGAAGCCGACAAAGGCTATTGGGCGGCAAACGTGCGCATCATTTTAATCAGCCTGGTGATCTGGGCTCTTGTTTCATTCGGCTTCGGCATCCTGCTGCGCCCGATGCTTGCAGGCATCAGGGTCGGCGGCAGCGATCTGGGCTTCTGGTTCGCCCAGCAAGGCTCGATCCTGGTTTTCCTGGCGCTGATCTTTTTCTACGCGTTCCGGATGAACAAGCTGGACCGCGAATTCGGCGTGGAGGAAGAATAA
- a CDS encoding TRAP transporter small permease subunit — MAAGAAVLEDGSLISRLDRGLLQVERLLALLSGIAVFSLMILAVVSVGGRNAINAPLPGYVDWIEQIMPLIAFMGIAYVQRQGGHIRMDIVISALRGRALWLFELVSVLLILLLILAMIWGSWAHFQRSFDFAAPLWSRDSSIDIGLPIWPAKLLAPVAFAVLALRLVLQIWGYGRALVLGLDAPAAVPLVQGAAELAAAEAEQMQGHDSSAGDNATGGQG; from the coding sequence ATGGCAGCAGGAGCAGCAGTCCTGGAGGACGGCAGTCTGATCAGCAGGCTGGACCGCGGGTTATTGCAAGTGGAACGCCTGCTGGCGCTGCTGAGCGGGATCGCGGTGTTTTCGCTGATGATCCTGGCGGTGGTCTCTGTCGGCGGGCGCAACGCGATCAACGCGCCGCTGCCCGGCTATGTCGACTGGATCGAGCAGATCATGCCGCTGATCGCCTTCATGGGTATCGCCTATGTGCAGCGTCAGGGCGGCCACATCCGCATGGATATTGTCATCAGCGCGCTCAGGGGGCGGGCGCTGTGGCTGTTTGAGCTGGTCTCGGTGCTGCTGATCCTCTTGCTGATCCTGGCGATGATCTGGGGCAGCTGGGCGCATTTCCAGCGTTCCTTCGACTTTGCCGCGCCGCTGTGGAGCCGGGACAGTTCCATCGACATCGGCCTGCCGATCTGGCCCGCCAAGCTGCTGGCGCCGGTGGCTTTTGCGGTGCTGGCGCTGCGGCTGGTGCTGCAGATCTGGGGGTATGGCCGGGCGCTGGTGCTGGGGCTGGACGCGCCGGCGGCGGTGCCGCTGGTGCAAGGCGCCGCCGAACTGGCGGCGGCAGAGGCCGAGCAGATGCAAGGCCATGACAGCAGCGCAGGTGATAACGCGACTGGCGGGCAGGGGTAA